A stretch of Babylonia areolata isolate BAREFJ2019XMU chromosome 23, ASM4173473v1, whole genome shotgun sequence DNA encodes these proteins:
- the LOC143298172 gene encoding charged multivesicular body protein 1B2-like, with protein MSVLDKHLFNLKFAVKDLERNARKCDKEEKAEKDKLKKDIQRNNVDGARLHAENAIRQKNQALNFRRMSARIDSVAARIQTASASRKVTQSMAGVVKAMDGAMKSMDLQKVSQLMDRFEQTFENLDVQTQVMEGTMSNASTLTTPQAQVDSLMQQVADEAGLEVNLELPSAQRSTVGATASSKASQEQDELTHRLAKLRQQ; from the exons ATGTCGGTCCTCGACA AACACCTGTTTAATCTGAAGTTTGCTGTCAAAGACTTGGAGAGGAATGCCCGGAAATGTgacaaggaggagaaggcagAGAAGGACAAACTGAAGAAG GACATCCAGAGGAACAACGTGGACGGGGCCAGGCTTCACGCGGAGAACGCCATTCGCCAGAAGAACCAGGCCCTCAACTTCCGCCGGATGTCGGCCAGGATCGACTCGGTGGCGGCGCGTATCCAGACGGCGTCGGCCAGCCGGAAGGTCACCCAGTCCATGGCCGGGGTGGTCAAGGCGATGGACGGTGCCATGAAGTCCATGGACCTGCAGAAG GTTTCCCAGCTGATGGACCGATTCGAGCAGACCTTTGAGAACCTGGACGTGCAGACGCAGGTGATGGAGGGCACGATGAGCAAcgcctccaccctcaccaccccacaggCCCAGGTGGACTCCCTCATGCAGCAGGTGGCCGATGAGGCTGG cCTTGAAGTGAACCTGGAGTTACCATCCGCACAGAGGTCTACTGTGGGAGCCACTGCCTCATCTAAGGCATCTCAGGAACAG GATGAGTTGACACACCGGCTGGCCAAACTACGACAGCAGTGA